One Eurosta solidaginis isolate ZX-2024a chromosome 1, ASM4086904v1, whole genome shotgun sequence genomic window, ttatcccaacagctgattgcttcttcttgattattttccatacagcgccttgtacgtCCGTGAATTGAAATCaatgaaaaatttcttttgacttCATATTCTTCTGCATGGCGATttggttgaatttgctttgcTATCACCCAAGGCGAATGCAGTACCAAGTGTTGTTATtctaacagctgattgcttcgtCTTGatcattttccatacaacgccttgtacaacaatatgtcagtaaatcggaatttatgaaataatttttttgacttgacattcttctgcacggcgaattgattgaattcgctttgccatcacatTGTACAGATTGGCCTTGTTTTCCAttcagcgccttgtactttaatatgtcagttaatcgaaatcaatgaaaatttttttttgacttcatattcttctgcacggcgatttggttgaatttgctttgctatcacccaaggcgaattcagtaccaagtGTTGTTATtctaacagctgattgcttcgtCTTGatcattttccatacaacgccttgtacaacaatatgtcagtaaatcggaatttatgaaataatttttttgacttgacattcttctgcacggcgaattgtttGAATTCTTTTTGCCATCACATTGTACAGATTGGCCTTGTTTTCCAttcagcgccttgtactttaatatgtcagttaatcgaaatcaatgaaaattttcttttgacttcatattcttctgcacggcgatttggttgaatttgctttgctatcacccaaggcgaattcagtaccaagtGTTGTTATtctaacagctgattgcttcgtCTTGatcattttccatacaacgccttgtacaacaatatgtcattAAATCGGaatttatgaaataatttttttgacttgacattcttctgcacggcgaattgtttGAATTCTTTTTGCCATCAccataccaggtgttgttatcccaccataccaggtggtggcaaagagaattcaaccaattcgccgtacacCGAGGTTCCTGTGTTCAATTCCCGGGCAAGGCAGCACCAAAaccttagaaaaaagttttttcaattccaaaaaatttttctaataaggGTCTCTCCTCACtagtaatttggcaaacactccgagtgtacttctgccactCAAATCTTCTAAGTGTCTCCCTGGCAAATGGTAttccgagtcggcataaaacatgtaggtcccgtcattAAAAGTAGCACtatgtaaattggaagagaagctcggcctagatctgctcggaggtaaatcgcgccgaatatttattttttttatttatttaatattctaTTCTATTTGTTTATGAAATCAACACACAAAAAGTACTGCtattaacttttatatatttatatattttagtttATCTTATGACGAGGAATCTGCGCCAGCAGGCCGCGGTCTACGTCTGGGCCGCTTTATTTTCCGCATTGTTCGATCAACATCGGCAACAATCTGTTCAATGACATCTTCCAAAGCAGCAACGCGTGAGTTTAAACTAAAGAATGTcacagatcaaaaaaaaaaatttttcatcaaAAATGCATCTGAATTTAAGTCATTCAAAAGCTTACCGGTTAACAGTCGCAGGATCGGCTACTGGTCGATCTCTCACTGGCTCGAAAAAGctaaaaaattgtaaagaaatTTATATTGAGAGTACATGTTCCAGTTATATTTAAACCTACTCTAGTACATTATCCCGCTGAACTTGAGGCCGTACGTCTGGACTGCGTACCGGCGCAGCACCTATTTCTTCATCCTCCTGTGGCTTTCGCCGACAACATTTCGGACAATACTTACTAAAACAGTTACGCAGATATTGAGTTAAGTGGTTGCGCCCACCTTTTATGTCACTTTTTACTGCGCTATAAGTATCATTTATAATAGCTAAGAACATGTTCTGTAAAGAAGTAAGTCGAATATCAAGAACTTATTTTGTGCTGAGTATCTTTTAAACTAAGCTACTCTGTTCTACTCaccagtaaaatgaaaaaaactaAAAGTATGTAAGTTAGAAAGTATATGGGACCCAATACGCGATTAGCCGCTTCGATACTGTCATAATCAAAATCGCCCAAAATCATGCGTATCATCGTTATCAAAGACTCATGAAAGTTACGAAAATCGTAATGTACATTGCCAAATAGTAAGAGGCCCAACTGAGCATATGCGAGGAAAACGATACCAAACATAACACCAAAACCCAAGAGATCTCGAAAACACTAAAACGGAAAAGCATGATAAGATTCAAATATTACCCAATTAAATACTCAGGTGTGTCCCTTTATAAAAGTGTTTACTGTACTTGAAAGGTACTTACAGTGCTCACAGTCGCATTAAATTGTCTCATTGTTTtgttaaagctaataaatttgaaaattttaatgcaAACTAAAAACGCACATATTCCCATTACATCACGATatactaaattccagaaacatagCGGATCCAATTCTAGATATTCTTTTGGGTTCTCGTCAAATCTTTTGTATAATTGATTCAGATAGATGGGATGCCAAATATTGTAGACGAATGTGAAGAATGCTAACTGAAAAGAAAGTGAAATATTATGTACTATATATTTTGTGATTTGCCATGACATGACACCCCGAATCTTTAATGAGGTGCCATAATTCCAATTAGGATAAAGTCTCTATAGAGCAGTCCACCGGGGTAGACAAGATCAAGAAAAAGACAAAGCcgaattaaaaattaagaacataCCGAAGGCCAAGTGAAAGACTAAAACCCTGAAAAAAACAAAGGTGAGACATAAAGATAagtataaaaagaaagaaaaagacgAGGACAAATGTGGAGACGATGGTGAAGAGGAAGTCCAAGAGAAAGAAGGGGACAGATAAAAAAACGGAGATATCACCGAGGCCTAAAGGAGAGACGATGATTAAGATAAAGACGAAGATGAAGGCTAAGACAAAGCGAAGCCGAAAGCGAACGAGTAGGCGCTTAGACCAAGAGACACAATGACTAATGCAAGCAAAAACTCGTATACAAAAAAGAGCGGCTAGAGCAAATATGAAGGCTACGACGAAGGCAAAGACACTAGAGACGAAAATTATGGAGACGAAAACGAAGATGACAAAAAGTGAGCAAAAGATATGttaagaccaaaaaaaaaatataaagggaGATCTCAGCGAAGTAGAAAAGTGCCGTATAAATCGCTAGTGAAAAATCCCTCCCCCATAATGAGGCTAACATAGCATCCAATATAGAGAGGGCCGGCAATGAAAAATTTGTACCACGAGAAATCCACTATTTAGCTATATACTATTGGGAAAAAGCAGGCTGGTAGAACCATGACTATCTGGAAAGTGGAGGAATGAGCAAGTTCCGCCGGAAGAGACACCACACTCAAAGAAACAGAGCGGTCTACCTAACATTTCAGGTTCAAAACAGGTTCAGGATCAGTGTTCAGAACCATGCTTTGAGATTTATATCTCCCAGGCTGTAAACCGCATATGGAACAAGAAAAGACGAaaaaacagtttttgaaaaaaagaaacaatGAAGGTATATTGAGGCAGACAGGAATATCGAcggaataaaagaaagaaaagaaatttaGAACGTGGGGGAGGGGGAGTGAGAGGAATGTGACGGTTACGTAGTAAGGAAGAGGGAAAGTGTATCTATGAGCAAGATGAATATCGGGTGAAATAGTTTGAAAGGGAGAGACGAAGTGCTTACCCATCAAAGAAAAGGATGAGATGTTGCAGAGGGTGAGAAAGAGCTGGAAAAAAGAAAGAGAGTTAGAGATCGCAAACCTGATATTGGGGAGACACATAAATTAGCAGACGGGGGTACGAGAGTGACAGAAATTGTTTGTTAACAGGGAAGCGTTACACAAGAGCTTTTAACCTGTGTAATGCATGTCGAAATTCgctttaattgaaaaatattgaaacaaAAATTCGGATCTATTTTCTGTGAGTTTAAGCGGGGATTGCGgggatggcggccaccgtggtgtgatggtagcgtgctccgcctaccacaccggatgccctgggttcaaaccccgggcaaagcaacatcaaaaattttagaaataaggtttttcaattagaagaaaatttttctaagcggggtggcccctcggcagcgtttggcaagcgctccgggtgtatttctgccatgaaaagctctcagtgaaaactcatctgccttgcagatgccgttcggagtcggcataaaatcatgtaggtcccgtccggccaatttgtagggaaaatcaagaggagcacgacgcaaattggaagagaagctcggccttagatctcttcggaggttatcgcgccttacatttattttttttttttaagcggggattattaccttattgctttaaatgtatgaaaacattttttatttgaagcattttttatttataatttatttaataatttgggaaaaatttaaacaacgtgacatgaggacggacaaggcaacagctgtttcgattataccttgtaaatctcttcaaagccctttctcccgggagtggaatttgaaaccgcactcctacgatggttgaagtgttacaaacgcattcagccacatcATGCCTTAGTtcttgtaaaccttatcccaattgccttcttcgcatattttctttatgcagTGGCCATACCTCGTATggcatcatgtggtaaagttatgcattggtaaggcggtttcaaagaactTGGTGTTGTTGATCTAATGTATCGAATTTCAACCAGCGTTGAAGCTTAGTGACATATCCACtttaactaaattaaatttttcggtATGTTCAATATTGGCgaaattttaatgtaaaaaaacTTAGTACttacaaaaataataagaaaatcgaCAAAGTTCCACAATAAACGCACATAATTCGCAAATCCAAGGGCTCTCATTTCCAACACTTCAATAATCGCATAGTATATtataaagatataaaatattatGCCAGCCAAACATATCAAAAAACCGTCCTTCCAAAACACCGAACCCAATTTTACTGATTGTATGCTGTATGAAGTAAGAACGCCACCTGTTGATGGTAATTCACCAATGAATCTAAAATGAGAATCACACCGAATTAGAAGTTCTAAGATCGGAAATTAAGGACTGAGTGAAAGATCAACTCGACCAGCTCGGCTGCCGAAAACGCGCATTGGGCGAGCACTCTATCTCAAGCTAAATTTTTGCCGATGTAAAAAAAACTCGCGAGATATccgttattttcaaaaaaaaaatattttaaagctaAACTAAATTTTTAGTGTCTTCTTCTGAATAAATTTTTCAGAAGTCATTTTCTTAGATACGATTCTTTCGATCCTCTAGCCGAGACAGATTGATATACCACTTAGCCTTTGTTATAAACTTACAACAACAACTCACTTGATATTATTCCCTAAATTTTTATTCGCATTAAATAGCGTAAATTCCACCAATACTAAACGTGTAGCACGATCTATCCATTTCTGCTTCTTCAGTTCAGCCAAAATCGCTTTATTCTCTTCATAGTTGTATGTTAAGCTCTTTACAAACCCCCCACTTCGATAAGTTGTTATCTCAGTCCAAATGCCATACGCGCCTAGCTCGCTCAAAGTTTTATAATTCGTACTATTTTAGATGAGAGAACTCATGAAAACTTACTTCCTACTAAATAAAAACCCTAAGTAAAATTACCCTTTAAACTCGCTTgaagtgtcctcactactcgaCGAATAATCTGAAAAACAAGTGGAAAAATATCTACCAAATACatcgtgaacatcacaagagccctctctaacgcgtatttgacgtagacgtGGTGGTCCCAAAACTAGATTCTCTTCTagaaaaattagtttattttcaactgcacgCCTTCGTCTTCGTCGTGTCTTTTGTTTATCTTTGTTCGGTGATTCGtcctttttctcatttttattttcCTCTTTTAACGGATCTTCTTCATGTTTGCTATGTAGAtcgttaataaattttgtttccaAAAATGCCCACATATCAAATGTGGTAGCTAAATTGGCGAATTTTACCGAAGATTCGTGTGTTGATGTTTGGACTTCGCGTGCTAGAAATAGATTTTCGATTCCTCTGTTGTAAAAGTACATTGACATGTTGCGCGAAGATGTAGCCACTGTCAGCATTTAAGTACAAGGAAATTACCAATTGTTTGAGAAAGTTGCTGATTACTGCATTTCACTTGTAAAACTCACTCACCAAATATCGTTATCACAAGGAAACACATATAAATTAGAAACTCGATTAGTGCCGATCTTGCTGCAGCTTCGTTTTCATATTTAATTCGATGAGATTTGTTAAGATTTATGGCTTTATTAATAGCCATCGCGTTTTTAATAGAAAACTCTTTTTTTTAGGAAgaacaaaattttgtaatattttttataactGACACAAAAGCAAAGCGAATGTATTGTAAGACAcatattttgaaatataaaaacaaattacagAAAATTTGAATTCGCCGCATCAAAGGGTtgtattttaatttaagtttGTTATGTGCATTTAAGCCGTATTTATACGGTATATATCGTCGCTGCGCCAatgaaaacagttatgtgttttttttttattgcatattttattatcactatatagagcccacatttctgcatatgccgtttttatactcagttgagaagagctcacagagtatattaactttgattggataacggttggttgtacaggtataaaggaatcgagatagatatagacttccatatatcaaaatcatcagtatcgaaaaaaaatttgattgagccatgtccgtccgtctgtccgtccgtccgtttgtccgttaacacgataacttgagtaaattttgaggtatcttgatgaaatttggtatgtaggttcctgaacgatatcggactataaccacgcccactttttcgatattgaaaatttcgaaaaaccgaaaaaatgcgttaattcattgccaaagatggataaagctatgaaacttggtagctgggttgatcttatgacgcagaatagaaaattagtaaaattttggacaatgggcgtggcaccgcccacttttaaaagaaggtaatttcaaagttttgcaagctgtaatatggcagtcattgaagatatcatgatgaaatttggcagaaacgttactactattactatatatgtgttaaaaaaaaattagaaaaaccggatgaagaacacgcccacttttaagaaattttttttttaaagtcaagttttaacaaaaaatttaatatctttactgtatataagtaaattatgtcaacattcaactccagtaatgatatggtgaaacaaaatacaaaaataaaagaaaatttcaaaatgggcgtggctccgccctttttcatttagtttgtctagaatacttttaatgccataagtcgaacaaaaatttaccaatccttctgagatttggtagtggcatagattctatgacagtaactgctttctgcgaaaatgggcgaaatcggttgaagccacgcccagtttttatacacagtcgaccgtctgtccttcccctcggccgttaacacgacaacttcagcaaaaaccgatatatctttactacacttagttcacgtacttacctgaactcactttatcttggtaccaaaaatggccgaaatccgactataatcgcgcccactttttcgaaatcgaaaattacgaaaaatgaaaaaaatgccataattctataccaaatacgaaaaaagggatgaaacatggtaatttgattcgtttattgacacaaaacattaatttagaaaaaactttgtaaaatgggtgtgacacctaccatattaagtagaaggaaatgaaaaagttctgcaaggcgatatcaaaagcccttggaatcttgcaggaatactgttcgtggtattacatatataaataaattagcgaaacccgtcagataatgttctgggtcaccctggtccacattttgggcgatatcttgaaaacgtcttctcatatacaactaagggccactcccttttaaaaccctcattattacattta contains:
- the Pkd2 gene encoding polycystin-2-like protein 2; the encoded protein is MAINKAINLNKSHRIKYENEAAARSALIEFLIYMCFLVITIFVATSSRNMSMYFYNRGIENLFLAREVQTSTHESSVKFANLATTFDMWAFLETKFINDLHSKHEEDPLKEENKNEKKDESPNKDKQKTRRRRRRAVENKLIFLEENLVLGPPRLRQIRVREGSCDVHDVFGRYFSTCFSDYSSSSEDTSSEFKGTNYKTLSELGAYGIWTEITTYRSGGFVKSLTYNYEENKAILAELKKQKWIDRATRLVLVEFTLFNANKNLGNNIKFIGELPSTGGVLTSYSIQSVKLGSVFWKDGFLICLAGIIFYIFIIYYAIIEVLEMRALGFANYVRLLWNFVDFLIIFLAFFTFVYNIWHPIYLNQLYKRFDENPKEYLELDPLCFWNLVYRDVMGICAFLVCIKIFKFISFNKTMRQFNATVSTCFRDLLGFGVMFGIVFLAYAQLGLLLFGNVHYDFRNFHESLITMIRMILGDFDYDSIEAANRVLGPIYFLTYILLVFFILLNMFLAIINDTYSAVKSDIKGGRNHLTQYLRNCFSKYCPKCCRRKPQEDEEIGAAPVRSPDVRPQVQRDNVLDFFEPVRDRPVADPATVNRLNSRVAALEDVIEQIVADVDRTMRKIKRPRRRPRPAGADSSS